A window of Verrucomicrobiota bacterium genomic DNA:
TTGCGCGGCATGGTGGATGGCCATGTGCTCAGCGCGGATCTGCTCCCACTCACTCTTGAGCCGCTCGTACTCGTCAGCGGCTTGCTCGAGGTGGACGATGCGCTCCATCATGAGGTGCTCGAGCTCGCGGATACGCTCGATGACCGGGTCGGGCAGGTGGATGTGGTCGAACGTGCTCGCCGGGCTGACGCGCTTGCCTTCCTGGCGCACGATACGGCCTGGCACGCCGACGACAGTGCAGTTGGGCGGCACGTCGCGCAGCACCACCGCGTTGGCGCCGATGTAGGAGTTCGCGCCGATGGTGATATTGCCCAGGATTTTGGCGCCCGCCCCGACGGTGACGTTGTTCATAAGCGTTGGGTGGCGCTTGCCGGTCTCCTTGCCCGTGCCACCGAGCGTGACGCCCTGGAGCAGGCTCACGTTGTCGCCGACGATGGCTGTCTCGCCGATCACCACGCCCGTGCCGTGGTCGATGAACAGCCCGCGGCCGATCTGCGCGCCAGGATGAATCTCGATGCCGGTGAAGAACCGCGCGAGCTGGCTCACCATGCGCGCAAGCAGCTTCAGCCTGCTGCGCCAAAGCCAGTTGGCCAGCCGGTGCCACCCGATGGCGTGCACGCCCGAGTAGGTCAGAAGGATCTCGATCGAGCTGCGCGCGGCGGGATCGCGCTCTTTGGCCGCCTGGATTGCGTCGTGCATGACTGCCTCGTGCGCAAGGGATTAGGCTTTCTCGATCAGGACAACGGCCATGGCGCATGCCGCCCGGCCCTCGCCGATCTCGCCGACCCCCTCGTGCGTGTTTGCCTTGATGTTGACGGCGTTTGGGTCGATGCCAAGCGCCCCGGCGATGCTGCGCCGCATGGCCTCGAAATGCTGGCCTAGCTTTGGACGCTCGAGCACGACGTTGGTGTCGATGTTGCCGACCGAGTAGCCATCCTTGTCGAGCATGCCCCGGAGCGTCTCGAGAAAGCCTAGGCTGCGTGCCCCGCGCCACTGCTCGTCCCAGTCCGGGAAGTGTGTGCCGATGTCGCTGCGCCCGAGCGCACCGAGCAGGGCGTCAACGATCGCGTGGACCAGGAAGTCGCCGTCCGAGTGGGCATCCGGCCCAAGCGGCCAGTCCAGTTCGATGCCGCCGATGATAAGCTTGCGCCCCTCAACGAGGCGATGGAAGTCGTACCCGAAACCTATGCGCATGGCGGACGGCATCTCTCACGCGTTTGCCTCGAAGCATAGGCGAACGGCGCTCCCGAGGCAAGCACTTCAGGACTTGGCCGCCAAGGCGGGGCAAGGCGCGGACGCAGTGAGAGGAGAGGAGCGACTCAGTTCGACGTCTTGGCGTAGTACGCGTCGAAGACCTGGCCGAAGACCACGGAGTCCACAGCTCCGGCGTTTGCGGCAGTCTTCTCGACCTTCCGGTTCACGTCGGTGTAGCCGACGACGGATCCATCGCCATAGGCCACGTTGTACGTGATCTTGTGGGCATACTGGCCGTAGTTGCGCGTGAAGATGTCGCTCACCATCGCCATGTCATTCCACGATGCAGCGCTGTCACCGATCCCTTGACACCACGTGTACTTTGGCGGCTTGACGGCGTCATCGTATGAATCGCGGTACTCGTAGCCCGTGTTGACACAGTAGGTGTTGCCGCCGCTCCTCCAAGGCTCCATTCCGAGCGGATTCTGCCTCCCATACATGAACCACCCCTCGGGGCTCCTCTCCGAGCGCATTGAAGGGCAGTACAGGGTGTTCTCGTCGCTTGTCGGGTACGGGATGGTTCTGTCCAGCATCAGGTAGCCAAGGTTTGAGACAACCCCGTATTTGTCTCGGGCTACATTCCGACGCATGCACCCGTAGTAGCTCAGAATGTCGTGGCCGAAATTCGCATCGCCGGGTGGAAGGAAGTCGTCAAACTGAATGGAATAGCTGTTCATGCCCCGGCTGATCTGCGACAGGTTGTTACGGCATACCGTACGCCGGCCCATCTCGCGTGCGTGGTTGAGCGCCGGAAGCAAGAGGGCCGCAAGGATCGCGATGACGGCGATCACCACCAGGAGCTCGATCAGGGTGAAACCGCGACGCTGTGACACGTTTCGGCTCCTACACTTACCGTGGTTAGAAGGCTAGGTGACAGTCTTTCGCTGTATCGTGCCTAGTGAGCTTGACATGGTTGAGAGCTCATATACGTCCAGGAAGCGATGTGCGGAAGATGCCCAGACTGCCATTGAACTCCATTGACCGTGGCCCATCATGCACAAGACTGCGTACCTGATCGTCCAAGAGCGGGCACCACGAGGGATCGGGCCCTCTCCATCCTGAACGCAGGTGGTCCTGGGGGCAGGGGAGAGCGACGCGTTGCCCTACTGCTTGGCGTAATACTTGTCGAAGACAGTCTCGAACACTTCCTTGTCTGGGTTGCCATTATCCCCGGCTATCTTCTCCACCTCGCGTTCCACGTCGGTATAGGCCACGACGGACCCGTCGCCAAAGCCCACGTTGTACGTGGTTTTGTGGCAGTACTGACCGTAGCGATGTGTGAAGATATCGCTTATCATCGCCTTGTCGTTCCATGACGCAGCACTAGCACCGATCCCATCGCAGTAGCTGTGGCTTCGTGGGACCGGGTCATCGTAGGAATCCCGGTAGTCATAGCCTGCGTTCACGCACCAAGTGTTGCTTCCGTCGTGCCACCCCTCCATGCTGAGCGTGTTGATCTTCGCGTACAAGAACCACCCTTCGGGGCTCTTCTCCGCGCGCATGGATGGGCAGTAGTAAGAGCTGTCCTCGTTGCGCGGTATCGGAATGGTCCCGTCCAGCATCAGATAGCCGTGGTTGACTACGTAGCCATACTTGTCCTCGAGTGCGGCCACCGTCCTGCGCATGCACCCGTAGCCTTTGGCGAAGATGTCGTGGCCCCACATGGCATCGCCCGGCGGGAGGATGTCGTCATACTGAACGGAGTAGCTGTTCATACCCCGGGTGATCTGCGACAGGTTGTTGCGGCAGACGGTGCGCCGGCCCATCTCTCTCGCGTGGTTCAGTGCCGGAAGCAGCAGTGCTGCAAGGATCGCGATGACGGCAATCACCACGAGGAGCTCGATCAGTGTAAAGCCACGACGTTCAGACATGGGTACTCTCCTCCACGCTCCTGGTCTTGCTTTGCCGAGTCTGTGCAGACCTTTCTCTTTGATTTATAGCACAGGGGGCAGTGCACAAGCGTCCACAATGGCCGGACTCTGCTCGGTGAAGGGTTGAGGCAGGCTGGCGCAACTGTCTCGGGATAAGCTTCCCGGGACAGGGCGGACCAGCGGATTCCGTTGTCCCGGCGGCTCCAGCCTTGTCTTGGCAAAGCGTCCGGGCGTCGAGGGCAGGCGCTAGTTCTTGATATCGGCGAAGATCATCCGGCCCGCCGAGGTCTGGAGCACGCTGGTGACGTTGACGTCGAGCTTCTGGCCGATCCGGTCGCGGCCGTTGTTGACGACGACCATCGTCCCATCGTCCAGGTAGGCGACGCCCTGACCGGCTTCTTTGCCCTCGCGCACGATGCGGACGTTCATCGCCTCGCCGGGCAGGATGACCGGCTTGAGCGCGTTGGCCAGGTCGTTGACGTTGAGGACCCGGACTTGCTGGAACTCGGCCACCTTGTTGAGGTTGTAGTCGTTGGTGAACACCTTGGCGTCGAGCACCTTGGCGAGTTTCACCAGCTTGGCATCTACGTCGGAGACGTCGGGGAAGTCGGTCTCGTGGATCCTCACCTCGATGTGGGGGTCCTTCTGGATCCGGTTGAGTATGTCGAGTCCACGGCGCCCGCGCGTGCGTTTGAGTGGATCCGAGCTGTCGGCGATGGTCTGGAGCTCGCGCAGTACGAAGCGCGGGATGATGAGCTCGCCTTGGAGGAAGCCGGTCTCGGCGATATCAGCGACCCGCCCGTCGATGATGACGCTTGTGTCGACCAGGATGCGCTCGCTATCGATTGAGCCGCTCGTCGCATCGACCTTGCTGCCCGGCAGCAGCAGGTTGAACTGCTCGGCGCCCTTGAGCGTCACCACCACGCCGAGGTAGACGCAGATGAGCATGATGATGACCGAGATGCTGCCTCGCACGGTGCCGGCTTGCGACTCGCTGCTGCCAAACATCTCCCAAGGCAGCACGCGCAAGATTTGGTCGAAGATAAACCAGCCGGCGACGCCGGCGACGAGCCCGATGAGCACGGCGGAGAAGCCGCGGATCGTGATCCGGCGGAAGTTCATCTCGACGAAAATGATGGCGCCGCCGATCGTCAAGCCGGCCAGCACCCCGAGGAGCATGTAGTTCTCACCGCCCGTAGCGGCAGCCGCAACGCCGCCGACCACCGCCGTGATGAGGACGAAGATAATGCGCAGTGCAATGAGAGCCATTGGACGATCACCCTGCAAATATGGAAGATGTTGGTTATGAATGACTTGTTATGAGGCTTCGCCGTGCGTTCCCTGCCACTTGCTGCGCGGCGACGCTGTCCCACCTGGACCGGCAACTTAGGCTGCAATGGAACGAGATGAACGCGGCCGGTCAGTCGGTTGACTGGTGTTCGATCACCTCCTCCAGATCGTGGACGCCTTGACTTCTTCGGCGGCCGCGGCCTCCTCCGCGGCCCTGACCCGGCTGCCCCAGATCGGTCCGTGGTACTTGATGGCGGTGACGGCATCGCGCACAGCGTCGAGCATGGTGACCGTCGAGTCGTACATTGCCGGATCCTTGATGAGCCGGCCCAGCGTGCCGTCGCCGCGGGCCGTCGTGGCGAGGATCTCGTCGACGGCGGCGAGGATATTGTTGAAGTGCTCGGCGTTCTCAGACAGGTTCTCGGCGAGCTGGATCAGGTGCGTGCGCGTCTCGCGCAGGATGAGCGTGGTCTCGCGCGTCAGCTCCGGCAGATCGGCGCTGGCGGCGCGGGTGTTGGCGATGATCGTCTGGATGTCGCGGCGCACGTCTTCGTTGAACAGCTCCCGCACGTTGGCCATGTCCTGCTCGAGCTCCGCGGTGACCCGCGTGAGGTTCTCGAGCGCCTGGCTCACGAGCGCCTGGTTCTCCGTGCCGGTCAGTTGCTCGATGTTGTCCAGGATGGCGCGCAGGCTGCCGACGGTCTTCTCGCTCGTGAAGACCTTGAGTACCTCGTCGGCCTGTTTGATGATGTCGACGGGATCCTTGCCCACGAACAGGGTGCTCTTGCCGGCGGGTGCGCCGCGTTCTTCGCCGAGGATGAAGTTGACGATCACGTCGCCCAGCACGCCGATCTGGGCGATCTCGGGCACATCGCCGACGCGGAGCCCGGCTTGGCGCGCGACCG
This region includes:
- the cysE gene encoding serine O-acetyltransferase, whose product is MHDAIQAAKERDPAARSSIEILLTYSGVHAIGWHRLANWLWRSRLKLLARMVSQLARFFTGIEIHPGAQIGRGLFIDHGTGVVIGETAIVGDNVSLLQGVTLGGTGKETGKRHPTLMNNVTVGAGAKILGNITIGANSYIGANAVVLRDVPPNCTVVGVPGRIVRQEGKRVSPASTFDHIHLPDPVIERIRELEHLMMERIVHLEQAADEYERLKSEWEQIRAEHMAIHHAAQAGRLDTPPCLECGQDHPTTEHKEGRQAP
- a CDS encoding prepilin-type N-terminal cleavage/methylation domain-containing protein, with protein sequence MSQRRGFTLIELLVVIAVIAILAALLLPALNHAREMGRRTVCRNNLSQISRGMNSYSIQFDDFLPPGDANFGHDILSYYGCMRRNVARDKYGVVSNLGYLMLDRTIPYPTSDENTLYCPSMRSERSPEGWFMYGRQNPLGMEPWRSGGNTYCVNTGYEYRDSYDDAVKPPKYTWCQGIGDSAASWNDMAMVSDIFTRNYGQYAHKITYNVAYGDGSVVGYTDVNRKVEKTAANAGAVDSVVFGQVFDAYYAKTSN
- a CDS encoding TRAM domain-containing protein, with translation MALIALRIIFVLITAVVGGVAAAATGGENYMLLGVLAGLTIGGAIIFVEMNFRRITIRGFSAVLIGLVAGVAGWFIFDQILRVLPWEMFGSSESQAGTVRGSISVIIMLICVYLGVVVTLKGAEQFNLLLPGSKVDATSGSIDSERILVDTSVIIDGRVADIAETGFLQGELIIPRFVLRELQTIADSSDPLKRTRGRRGLDILNRIQKDPHIEVRIHETDFPDVSDVDAKLVKLAKVLDAKVFTNDYNLNKVAEFQQVRVLNVNDLANALKPVILPGEAMNVRIVREGKEAGQGVAYLDDGTMVVVNNGRDRIGQKLDVNVTSVLQTSAGRMIFADIKN
- a CDS encoding MCE family protein; translation: MARRQYDLLVGLFALGAILVLGYMILQFGGGARRYGDTIEVVGEFNQAGGLIKDAPVYISGVDSGRVTRIEVAPTGKVLVYMAVARQAGLRVGDVPEIAQIGVLGDVIVNFILGEERGAPAGKSTLFVGKDPVDIIKQADEVLKVFTSEKTVGSLRAILDNIEQLTGTENQALVSQALENLTRVTAELEQDMANVRELFNEDVRRDIQTIIANTRAASADLPELTRETTLILRETRTHLIQLAENLSENAEHFNNILAAVDEILATTARGDGTLGRLIKDPAMYDSTVTMLDAVRDAVTAIKYHGPIWGSRVRAAEEAAAAEEVKASTIWRR
- a CDS encoding prepilin-type N-terminal cleavage/methylation domain-containing protein gives rise to the protein MSERRGFTLIELLVVIAVIAILAALLLPALNHAREMGRRTVCRNNLSQITRGMNSYSVQYDDILPPGDAMWGHDIFAKGYGCMRRTVAALEDKYGYVVNHGYLMLDGTIPIPRNEDSSYYCPSMRAEKSPEGWFLYAKINTLSMEGWHDGSNTWCVNAGYDYRDSYDDPVPRSHSYCDGIGASAASWNDKAMISDIFTHRYGQYCHKTTYNVGFGDGSVVAYTDVEREVEKIAGDNGNPDKEVFETVFDKYYAKQ
- a CDS encoding 2-C-methyl-D-erythritol 2,4-cyclodiphosphate synthase encodes the protein MRIGFGYDFHRLVEGRKLIIGGIELDWPLGPDAHSDGDFLVHAIVDALLGALGRSDIGTHFPDWDEQWRGARSLGFLETLRGMLDKDGYSVGNIDTNVVLERPKLGQHFEAMRRSIAGALGIDPNAVNIKANTHEGVGEIGEGRAACAMAVVLIEKA